The following nucleotide sequence is from Pirellulales bacterium.
CTTCATCGCCCCGCCGCTCCTCAAACTCTTCTTCCCGCCGGTTTCACGCAAGAGTCCCGCGCCGGCCGCCGAAGGGATCGAAGATTTGGTCAATGAAGGTTGATGCAGATGGGCGTGGACTGGAAATGCGACGGGGAGAATAAAAAGAAGCCCGGCCGAGGCCATGCGGCGGATCAGCCGGGCAGGAAGTTCTGACGGATATCATCATAGTGTATACAGGATTTACAGGATTGTCTTGAGGGCCCGGCTTTCGAGCATTGCACGGGTCGATTTATAATGAAGCCGGGCAAGCTCGAGGCACATCATGAATCCGAAAACCGCAGCCACTGTCGATGACCTGTACCTAGTGCCGGGCAAAGCCGAGCTAGTCGGAGGAGAAATCGTGATGATGTCGCCGACCGGCGGAATTCCCGCAGAAGTTGCTTTGAGGATCGGCGCGAGCCTGCTGCGATACACGGAGCGAACAAAGACCGGACATGCCGTTGGCGACAATGCAGGATTCGTCGTCGATTTGCCGGATCGTAAGTCGTTTAGTCCCGACGCCGCTTATTTTGTCGGCCACTCCAGTATGAAATTCATCGACGGCGCTCCCGCATTTGCCGTGGAAGTCCGCAGCGAAGGCGACTACGGTCCGGCCGCCGAAGAGGAGATGGCCGGCAAGCGGGCCGACTATTTCACCGCCGGCACGCAAGTCGTCTGGGACGTGGATTTGCAAAGCCCCGACGCGGTCCGCGTCTATCGCTCCGGCGATCCCGATCACCCGACGATCTACCGCCGAGGCCAACTTGCCGAAGCCGAACCCGCTGTGCCGGAATGGACGATGCCGGTGGACGACCTGTTTCCGGCGTGAACTAAAAAAGTAAAAAAGGGTCAGAACAACTTATTAAATAGTTCTGACCCTTTAATTCTTTCGCCGATACGTTCAAGCGTTGTCCGTACGTGCTGGATCGAATCGCAAATTCAAATTCGGTAAGTTGTCGCAATCGCGGCGACAAGTGGGACGCCTTGAATGGATAATCAGATCGAGATCATCGAGGCCGACTTGGCGCGAGCGGATCATCAGCGGGACATCGTCGCGCTGACGGCCGCGTACGCTCTCGACCCGATGGGCAACGCCGGACCGCTGCCGGACGACGTGCTTGCCCGGCTGATCCCCGGGCTGAAGAGCCATCCGACGACATTGATCTTCCTGGCATACGTCGACGGCCAAGCGGTGGGAATCGCGACCTGCTTCCGCGGCTTTTCGACATTTTTCGCCAAGCCGCTCATCAACATCCATGATCTTGCCGTGTTGCCGGCGCACCGCGGCCGCGGAATCGGCCGCCAGTTGCTCAAGCGAATCGAGATGTCGGCAAGGGAAAGCGGGTGCTGCAAAGTGACGCTTGAGGTCCAAGAGAACAACACTCGGGCGCGACGGTTGTACGAAGATTCCGGTTACGCTCAAGCCGTCTACGGCGAACCCGCGGGCGGCGCGCTCTTCTACACGAAGGCGCCTTGAATCTGATGGCCGGCCCGCCCAGCTTGCCATCGGCCCCTCCGCGGATTTATACTCGCGGAATCATTGGCCGGCGTGGAACGGAAAACACCGGCGATGCCCCTGGCGTCTACCGCGGCGTCGCAACCTGAATCGCTCGACGCGATTCCACGTTGCTCGTGGAGTCAAAGGCCTAACCGAATGGCGCGGCGAATTGCTTTCACGATCTTGATCGTCGCCGTCGGCGGCTGCCAGCAGGAAGCCGCTGCGCCGGCCAAACGCGAACCGCTGCCGGTGATCGTGAGCCAGCCCATCGAGGAGACGATCGTCGATTCCGACGAGTTTCCCGGCGAGATTCGGGCCGTCGATCGCCAGGAAGTCCGGGCGCAGGTGAGCGGCACGCTCAAGTCGGTCGATTTCAAGGACGGGCAGGATGTCGAGGCTGGCAAGGAGCTGTTTCATATCGACGACGTGCCGTTCCTGGCCGCGCTGGCTCAAGCCAAATCCGCCGTGACCGACTGGCAAGTGCGGTTGGATGAAGCCAAGGCGAATCTCGATCGGGCCACGATGCTGTTGCAGAAGAAGGCGATCAGCCGCGAGGAATACGACAGCACGAAGGCGAAGTACGATAGCGCGGTCGCCAACCTGGCTTCGGCCCAGGAAGGGGTGAAAG
It contains:
- a CDS encoding Uma2 family endonuclease, encoding MNPKTAATVDDLYLVPGKAELVGGEIVMMSPTGGIPAEVALRIGASLLRYTERTKTGHAVGDNAGFVVDLPDRKSFSPDAAYFVGHSSMKFIDGAPAFAVEVRSEGDYGPAAEEEMAGKRADYFTAGTQVVWDVDLQSPDAVRVYRSGDPDHPTIYRRGQLAEAEPAVPEWTMPVDDLFPA
- a CDS encoding GNAT family N-acetyltransferase, which gives rise to MDNQIEIIEADLARADHQRDIVALTAAYALDPMGNAGPLPDDVLARLIPGLKSHPTTLIFLAYVDGQAVGIATCFRGFSTFFAKPLINIHDLAVLPAHRGRGIGRQLLKRIEMSARESGCCKVTLEVQENNTRARRLYEDSGYAQAVYGEPAGGALFYTKAP